The genomic DNA taggCAGGAGTGCATCGTTTAGTAGGCAGTCTTTACAATTGAAATGAAACATCAAGTACAATGAATGAACGAGCTCCAGAGTTCATGTTCCTCCTACTGTATGTCCAGCATATCTTCGGTTCCTCCTCGACTCATTCTCTTCGGCTCAGCCGAGCCCCGTCATCATATGGGGTTGACGAACTGGTAGACCAGTCTGCGCGATACGTCGGGCTTTCGAATGATGCCTTTCTTGTAGTACTGGCGAATGGAGCGACTCAGTTTGTCATAGTTCATAGCCGGCCGGTTCTTCCTCATGCCCCATAGCCTGGCCACGAGAGCCGAGTCTTCTATTTTGAAAATTCCTTTGGACAGAAGAAAGGAAATGTAGTCAGTTTGGATTTTGAAGTGAACAATGGATatgagcttctttttttttactttcttgcaGAGTAAGATGAGAAGACCAATACCACTCTTGCATACAGGCGAGGTATTGATCTTCCCATTGAACGCTTGGCAAGAAAACAAAGCATATTTTCCcaagttttctcttttttaaagtaactttaaTTTCCCAATATTTAGTATTTATGACCAGTATATAAAAAGGTAATATACTTTTATAAGACACTATAATGTGGAATCCCCCTACCTTTCTCTTTGTTGAGCCAGCGGATGCAGCAGCTGTAGCTGTGAGGCTTGAGGAGCAGCTCTCGGAGGAACTGCCACAGGTGGATGGGCTGGCTGGGGTAGCTCCGCACCACATCTGACCAGGAATTATCACCAGCTACTGATGATGTACGAGAGATTACAGAAACCAGATGTCACTTCTTCAAACCATTGTCTTAGTTAGTTCAATTAAAATCTAATTTGACCCTTCCATTTTCTTTGGgtaaaatttgacccctttccaaaatgTTCCTATAgcagaaatttgtttttttttcttacacaaaataccccaaaaaagtaatgtggatggttcccaacaacgctcctcacaagttaaatacaTAAGCAGTTCACTacattcattgaaaaaaaaaacaattggtaaaagaacttttaaaaaaaagtgtaaaaaaagagagaaatatgtcaataaaagtgacaaaaatgtgaacaaatgtcaaataaagtgacaaaaatgtcaaaagatgtcaaaaaagttacaaatgtaaaaaagaaaaagctttgaaaatTTCAAGCagctcagaaaaagtcaacaaacgTTACAAaatcatggggggggggggggggagagagccACTAAAGGGTCAAAAAAGACGACCATAACCtcaataaaaggtttttcattttcaattttgactcagaaaaacaaaaatttccaggttggcgggaagacaacacgagggttaaaaataaGAGCTTACCAGATTTGCTGTGGTCTGGTGGGCAGCGCTCCTTCATCGCTGCAGCTGAAGGAGCAGACGAAGAAGATGTAgcagtttacacacacattcttacaTTTGCAAGTCACACTGCATTTGCTTCACAATCGGCCTTTCTCAATTTGCATAACATCAGAGTTGGTGTAGGATCGTTTCCCTGTTGTCCCTGTTGTCCTTACCAGATCTCCAGATGTCCAGATGAGCATACAGCATGTCTCCAAACTGTGAGGAGCGTTGTCTGAAGTCGGCCTCCGTCATGGAGCACAGATCCCTCCCGCTCAGCTCCTGAAACATGGTGCTGACCTGCGGCAGCTTGTGCAGGTGCTCGGTCCACAGGAGCCACTTCTGAACGTGCACACAGCTCCAGTCCATGGGGTCTGAAGAGGTTAAATAATAACTTATAATAAATGATTTTCAccaataaaaacatcacaacgtCAGTGCAATAGGTCACTAACAGAATCCACAGTTTGACCCATACTAAGGAGTAGAAATCCAGATATCTCCCCCTCTGTTGCTTCAATTTTGgccattattttaattttggccgttacatttttacatttaagtcAGTTATTCTAAAATGATCCGTTATGGTTAGTACAAACATTTTGTAGGCTTATTGCACTTTTATATTAATGGTCCATTAAATAGACCcagaagaaggggggggggggaagcattTGACAATTTGAGATAAATGTTAATCTGTCATTCAACCGAACCAAAAGGTTATATTATAAGCAATATGAGGACATTTGTAAAGGTCCATtaaacaaaccacaacacaaaaaccaaaccTAAAACTGCGGTTTAAAGATTCAAGTTagggttttgtcattttaaaggaCAACATGActgttttttcttgtaaaaagcCAGTCTAACGGTCCCAGGGTACTAACCAGCCCAGGGAAACATTTAGGCTCgcaaacacataacacataaaGTCTGCATTACAAATCAAATTGAAATTTGTAGTCACATACCGGACCAGCTTGACTCTTATTAGGGACAACAAGATCTTTCATGCTGCTTTAATTCtcaccattaaaaaaagaaaacacttaacACACAACTCTCTTTAGCAATAATATAAGATAACACTAAATTGCTGGCTTAATCTGTCAAATtgaatacaatttcaaatgatgagCCCCTATGAATATGTTTCATACTTTGATATGTAAGCAGCATGAAGCGTATCAAAAAGATATAATCACACACACTGATTTTAAGGTTCCAGATAAAGACTCAGAGTTCATTAGAAGTGAAGATGATCGTCCGTCAACAGAGAAGTAACAGCTGTGTCAACAAGTGGTAGCTTTTGAAGATTAATTTCATCAGACTACAACGTCTGCCAACACGCTCTACAGAAGGTTTGTCTATTCAAATGTCTCTcattgatgatgataataataacaccAGTAATAAGACATCAACCAGTTGGGTCCTACCTGGCGCAATGTTCAGCAGTTTGCAAGCCGTGTCGACATCCTTCAGGACCTCCCCCACCAccatggtctggacctgctccaGACTGCGCTCCTCCACCTGACCCTCCATCCCAGAGGGGGGGTCCTGGGGTTGCCCGAGCTTGGCTTGGTTCGGCTCCGGAGTCCTGGAGGGAGGAGCGGCTGGAGCCGGGGCCTCCGTCATCCTCAGCACCCAGGGGCTCTCCTCTAGGGCTAATATGTCGTAGCAGGGGAGGTAGACCCCCGGCCAGCTGAGCTCGGGCAGCCCCAACAAGCCGCGGGGGGGTTTGACGTCGTCCGCCTTGTCCAGCCAGGCcatggtttgtgtgtgggtgtggctgATGTAGAGAGGTGagtgtgcagtgtgttcacAGCCTGGACTCCCCATGCTCATGGTTGTTTAACACTGGAAGAagaaagtagttttttttgttgttgtggatTTTCAAATGTACACCCTGCCTGACATTTTCAACACCGGCATtagatgagatgagatgagattcaactttattgtcattacacatgtacaggtacattgcaacgaaatgcagttttgaGAGAGTTTAGGTGGTGCTTCAGGGCCGCAGCCATTTAAAGCGCcgccacacacactctgaaaaggatttatgcagacagcaacataatGATATACAATACAGAGTTATTATAGAGTAAACAGAGTTGCATTGATGCTAACATACCCAAATGCTCAATATTGAAACAGTAGCTATCCTAAAGTAAACTTGACATTTGTTTTACGGTATTGACTTTGCTGGGACGTTGAAATAAGGGATCTGTCATTCCAGCTTTGCAAACTGGAGCAATTGTGATGTTTAAATTCATCAAAAcaattgcttgtttttttatttctgttactcaaaaattcagtttttttaatccagCATCTGTCCAAATTTATTTCAGATGTCCACATGCATTTATGTTTGGAAACATCCAGGTCCCTCAGGTTCGTCTTGTGTGAAATTCTGACCTCATACCTTGCATAATTTTCGACACCATTCAACAGTATCAGAGAGCTATCTACTCCACCTTTACATGCCGATAAAGAAAGGGAGAAGGAGGCATTGTTTGAAACTCCAACCATAAgtaaatgtgtcattttgacTGTAATTCCAAAATGCATGTGATTGTGGGAAAGGAGGTGTTACCATGCCAATGTGACAcccagtgcttttttttttttagaaatatcaGGTGATTAATTGCTAAATAAAAGCTTGATAGAACAGAGCATAAAGGGTGGGACACATATGATATGTGGATAAAGGAGAAGTAGCTGGAGCGTATTCATCATGGTGTGAGTAAGAGAACAGCTCACCGGGCTGGGAGTGGTGCTGTGTGCCACTGTTTGATCTGACAAAATGATACCCCCGTTTCAATTTCAAGTGCTATACTTGTGTATCTATTTAATACATAATGCTCCTTTCATCCACTGCTACTCTCGACAGAACATATGTGacattacaaacaaaaaccaaaatgcATCCACAGTACCAGCGTCTGTTCCATCAGATTGGGATCATTATGCCTAATGGTATTTACGGGCGACCTTTAGGTAAATATTGAGCGTGAAGTACTGCACTGACGGAGTGATTGATCCGGTGGAGCAAGGGGCTGCTTTTGGAGCTTTGTTAACAAAAGAGAgttcaaaaataacaaatgaagTTATTTGAGAAGATTGAAATAGTGGAATActtgtcaaagaaaaaaaaaacgtctgtGTAAACAAAGAGCATGGTATGAATACTGTATCTGGCCACTTGTCTCTACTATTATATCTTCGCCTGCAGGTATTGGCAGTTTAAAAGTTTAGcagtggtaaaaaaacaaaaaaaaacttgctcttctacattctctctctctctctctctctctctctctctctctctctctcaattccAGTCAATTCAAAGTGGCTTTATTTGCAGAAATGTTTCTATAACAATGTTGCCAAAGCATCCAAATACAATTGGtccaaatattatatataaacttatattatataaatattatataaatattatataatataaattatataaatataataaatataaacagaACACAATGAACCCTCATTGTGTTCTGTCCGAATATATATGAAGATTAaggaatctctctctctctctctctccctccccctccctccctccccctctctcccaagTCTATTATTTGTAGACTGATATTTGGAGCTGTATACACCTCGTTAGATAGCTGCCAAACTGATACGAGAGGCGATATGAAAGGCTTTGGTCATtcatggctgcattccactgtTCTTTGGACAAAAGGTGTTTGACAACACACCTTTATGAGCTGTTCTGTGTCTGTTCAGCTAAAGGTCTACTCTGtctgtgtgcgtatgtgtgtgtgtgttaaagtgttaaatgtgtgtgtaataacacaAAGGGTGACAGTTaaaaagagagcaagagagaacaAGTCATTCAAATtgctaaaaaaacataaaaaaacataaaggaaCACAATTGAGCTTCTATCTTCATGCAAAACACTGATTCACTGAATCAGCGTTACCTTTTTGTTCTCTTACAACAGCATGATTACTGTCATTCATCTAATTATGAATATGCACAAATTAGGTGCATCCCAATTTGAAATACGTCCCTTTAAAGACATCATTATGAAGTCGTTGGAGCCCTAGCACTGGTAATGGAAGCATTGGTAGCAGAATAGTCAGCTGTAGTCATAATAACTGTATACAGTTACACATTAGTTAGTGCATTAGTACATTAGCGGTATAACAGTAGTAGCATGGTCCACAGTGCACATAGAGGTGGGATAGTAAAAGtaatagtaaaagtaaaagtaatagtaatagtaatagtaatagtaatagtaatagaaGAAGGGATTGCAGTAAAGATCGGGGTAAAAGGAAGTAAAGTGTCTCAAGCGTTGtacttgcatttttgttttatactcTTTAATATTGAATTTTATAGTTACTATAGTGACAATAATTACGATAAGTTACTAGAGTTACTTTGCATACTACtggatcaaaataaaaaaattaaataataatagatataaaaaatgatgtgtaattataaaaaaacatgtaatcatCTCATAACATATGAGCCAATCtcctagaccaggggtcttcaactaAAAGAGAGATGAAACAAGGACCCCCTCCACTCCATATATTATacaaaattaagttgcatattaaaatgggcctacaataacatgtagggcagcctaaagcctttatacacaTAGCTTTTTGGGgaatagaatactaagctattaaagtaataattgttggcatgattttataaatcatgttttcatgtaaaagaaatacatggCACAGTGAATACACGGCACAGGAtgagctgtgtctgtgtgtggcgaCCTTAGTGACCTCTACACCAACagacctataggccagtaaccCTAGCAAGAATGGGTTGTTTCTCCACTTATAGGCTGAtttataatatgttggattcatgtaaaGACATTAATGAACAACAGTTTGTTGGCCACCTGCAGTAATTCTGAggacccaccccccaccccccacacccacccccacctcAAGGGGTCACGgaccctgttgaagatctctatTCTGGAATTAACAACCCAAATGTATATAATagtaaaaactaaatacatttttgaacatCCTGCACCAACCCATACAGCCTTTCTTAATATTACATTGTTATATCTgtgtatgttttatttgcttCTGTGTTTAaggtttgtttattttacattcttgtttttatgtatgcaccattaaccaaggcaaattcctacTAAGTGCTACTTACCTGGCGGTAAACCAGTAAACCAATAATGTGCTACAGGAtatgttgtgtatttttaaatgaaggaaaacttTGAAAGCAGGACTTTTATTCGCAGTGGTTCTTTTTTAAATACGTCTTTTTTTCCCAGCAGACATTTGACTTACTATAGTAACTAATAACATTGATCCTGGTCCCAGTAAACCATGACAGTATGACCGTGAGCCAGCATGCTCAACACGAGGACCCTGAAAGCAGCGAAATGGAACTCAGCCATCATTCATGTTATTATTTACACTCGTGCTTTGATAATtgtgacatgtcaacatgtctgctgtaaaatataaaaaaggtatttcttttatttaatgcGTATTTGTGCAGGGACATAATCCAGGGACCTAGTGAGCTTTCTATTCCTGCGCCCAGacagtaaaacacatttttttgaaatgacACAAACTATTTGAAAATAATCCTACAATAACATCCTGTGTCAAATCCTG from Etheostoma spectabile isolate EspeVRDwgs_2016 chromosome 7, UIUC_Espe_1.0, whole genome shotgun sequence includes the following:
- the LOC116692272 gene encoding SAM pointed domain-containing Ets transcription factor, with the translated sequence MSMGSPGCEHTAHSPLYISHTHTQTMAWLDKADDVKPPRGLLGLPELSWPGVYLPCYDILALEESPWVLRMTEAPAPAAPPSRTPEPNQAKLGQPQDPPSGMEGQVEERSLEQVQTMVVGEVLKDVDTACKLLNIAPDPMDWSCVHVQKWLLWTEHLHKLPQVSTMFQELSGRDLCSMTEADFRQRSSQFGDMLYAHLDIWRSAAAMKERCPPDHSKSVAGDNSWSDVVRSYPSQPIHLWQFLRELLLKPHSYSCCIRWLNKEKGIFKIEDSALVARLWGMRKNRPAMNYDKLSRSIRQYYKKGIIRKPDVSRRLVYQFVNPI